One region of Strigops habroptila isolate Jane chromosome 11, bStrHab1.2.pri, whole genome shotgun sequence genomic DNA includes:
- the LOC115614139 gene encoding semaphorin-3F-like isoform X1, with product MPVVSVLLWAILLTLGWRAAHAKDHGFGFATPRVQLSFKGLKATGTAHFFNFLLNSSDYRILLKDEDHDRMYVGSKDYVLSLDLHDINREPLIIHWPASQQRIEECILSGKNSNGECGNFIRLIQPWNRTHLYVCGTGAYNPICAFVNRGRKAQGFPPNQPGGRESRSTASPLSPRPAQSKDYIFYLEPDKLESGKGKCSYDPKVDTVSALINEELYAGVYIDFMGTDAAIFRTMGKQTAMRTDQYNSRWLNDPAFVRAQLIPDSSERNDDKLYFFFREKSADAPLSPGVYSRIGRICLNDDGGHCCLVNKWSTFLKARLVCSVPGPDGIETHFDELQDVFIQQTQDTKNPVIYAVFSASGSVFKGSAVCVYSMADIRMVFNGPFAHKEGPNYQWMPYTGKMPYPRPGTCPGGTFTPSMKSTKDYPDEVINFMRAHPLMYHAIYPTHRQPLVVRTNVNYRFTTVAVDQVDAADGRYEVLFLGTDRGTVQKVIVLPRDDMETEELMLEEIEVFKVPAPIKTMTISSKRQQLYVSSAVGVTHLALHRCDVYGEACADCCLARDPYCAWDGSACTRYSASSKRRSRRQDVRHGNPIRQCRGYNSNVNKNAVEAVQYGVEGSTAFLECQPRSPQASVKWLLQKDNSDRRKELRVEGRVLRTEQGLLLRALQLTDSGLYSCTATENNFKHTVTKVQLRVLSSRAVHAVLVQAETPPGLPGAPTPRYQDLLQLLTQPEMGLLDQYCQGYWRHTAASPPQPLASLKAKEQQDQKKPRNRRNHQPETYGHT from the exons GGCTGAAGGCGACAGGCACGGCGCACTTCTTCAACTTCCTCCTCAACTCCAGTGACTACCGCATCCTGCTGAAGGACGAGGACCATGACCGCATGTACGTGGGCAGCAAGGACTACGTTCTCTCCTTGGACCTGCACGACATCAACCGCGAGCCCCTCATC ATCCACTGGCCCGCATCCCAGCAGAGGATCGAGGAATGCATCCTGTCGGGCAAGAACAGCAAT GGGGAGTGTGGCAACTTCATCCGCCTGATCCAGCCCTGGAACCGGACCCACCTCTACGTGTGTGGCACCGGCGCTTACAACCCCATCTGCGCCTTTGTCAACCGTGGGCGCAAAGCTCAG GGATTCCCGCCGAACCAGCCGGGAGGCCGGGAAAGCAGATCCACCGCCAGCCCCCTCAGCCCGAGACCAGCGCAGAGCAAG GATTATATCTTCTACCTGGAGCCAGACAAGCTGGAGTCGGGCAAGGGGAAGTGTTCTTACGACCCCAAAGTTGACACCGTCTCTGCGTTAATAA ATGAAGAGCTCTATGCTGGCGTCTACATTGACTTCATGGGCACGGACGCAGCCATCTTCCGCACCATGGGCAAGCAGACAGCCATGAGGACAGACCAGTACAATTCACGCTGGCTCAACG ACCCAGCCTTTGTCCGAGCTCAGCTCATTCCTGACAGCAGCGAGAGGAACGACGACAAGCTCTACTTCTTCTTCCGAGAGAAGTCGGCTGATGCCCCACTGAGCCCTGGGGTCTATTCCCGCATTGGACGCATCTGCCTG AATGACGACGGGGGCCACTGCTGCCTCGTGAATAAGTGGAGTACCTTCCTGAAGGCCCGGCTCGTCTGCTCCGTGCCGGGACCCGATGGGATTGAAACGCACTTCGATGAGCTCC AGGACGTCTTCATCCAGCAGACTCAGGACACCAAGAACCCTGTTATCTATGCCGTGTTTTCTGCTTCGGG GTCAGTCTTCAAGGGCTCTGCCGTCTGTGTCTACTCCATGGCCGACATCCGCATGGTCTTCAACGGGCCCTTCGCACACAAGGAGGGACCCAACTACCAGTGGATGCCCTACACAGGCAAAATGCCCTACCCCCGGCCAGGCACC TGCCCTGGGGGGACCTTCACCCCATCCATGAAGTCGACCAAGGACTACCCTGACGAAGTGATCAACTTCATGCGCGCTCACCCGCTGATGTACCATGCCATCTACCCCACGCACCGGCAGCCACTGGTGGTGCGCACCAATGTCAACTACCGCTTCACCACCGTGGCCGTCGATCAGGTGGACGCGGCAGACGGGCGCTATGAGGTGCTTTTCCTGGGCACAG ATAGGGGCACTGTGCAGAAGGTCATCGTGCTCCCTCGGGATGACATGGAGACAGAGGAGCTCATGCTGGAGGAAATCGAGGTGTTCAAG GTGCCAGCACCCATCAAGACGATGACCATCTCCTCCAAGAGG CAACAACTGTATGTGTCCTCGGCCGTAGGTGTGACCCACCTGGCCCTGCACCGCTGCGACGTGTATGGGGAAGCCTGTGCGGACTGCTGCCTGGCCCGGGACCCCTACTGCGCCTGGGACGGCAGCGCCTGCACCCGGTACTCCGCCTCCTCCAAGAG GCGCAGCCGGAGACAGGATGTGCGGCACGGCAACCCCATCCGCCAGTGCCGAGGCTACAACTCCAATG TTAACAAGAACGCAGTGGAGGCTGTGCAGTACGGGGTGGAGGGCAGCACCGCCTTCCTGGAGTGCCAGCCCCGCTCGCCACAGGCCAGTGTCAagtggctgctgcagaaggacaACAGCGACCGGCGGAAAGAG ctgcGGGTGGAGGGCCGGGTGCTGCGGACAGAGCAGGGCTTGCTGCTGCGCGCCCTCCAGCTCACCGACAGCGGCCTCTACTCCTGCACTGCCACTGAGAACAACTTCAAGCACACGGTGACCAAGGTGCAGCTCCGTGTGCTCAGCAGCCGTGCTGTCCACGCCgtgctggtgcaggcagagaCCCCCCCCGGCCTGCCAGGGGCCCCCACTCCCCGCTACCAggacctgctgcagctcctcacccaGCCTGAAATGGGACTCCTGGACCAGTACTGCCAGGGCTACTGGCGGCACACAGCCGCCAGCCCACCACAGCCACTGGCTAGCCTCAAAgccaaggagcagcaggaccagAAGAAGCCTCGAAACCGCCGGAATCACCAGCCAGAGACCTACGGGCATACATGA
- the LOC115614139 gene encoding semaphorin-3F-like isoform X2 — translation MPVVSVLLWAILLTLGWRAAHAKDHGFGFATPRVQLSFKGLKATGTAHFFNFLLNSSDYRILLKDEDHDRMYVGSKDYVLSLDLHDINREPLIIHWPASQQRIEECILSGKNSNGECGNFIRLIQPWNRTHLYVCGTGAYNPICAFVNRGRKAQDYIFYLEPDKLESGKGKCSYDPKVDTVSALINEELYAGVYIDFMGTDAAIFRTMGKQTAMRTDQYNSRWLNDPAFVRAQLIPDSSERNDDKLYFFFREKSADAPLSPGVYSRIGRICLNDDGGHCCLVNKWSTFLKARLVCSVPGPDGIETHFDELQDVFIQQTQDTKNPVIYAVFSASGSVFKGSAVCVYSMADIRMVFNGPFAHKEGPNYQWMPYTGKMPYPRPGTCPGGTFTPSMKSTKDYPDEVINFMRAHPLMYHAIYPTHRQPLVVRTNVNYRFTTVAVDQVDAADGRYEVLFLGTDRGTVQKVIVLPRDDMETEELMLEEIEVFKVPAPIKTMTISSKRQQLYVSSAVGVTHLALHRCDVYGEACADCCLARDPYCAWDGSACTRYSASSKRRSRRQDVRHGNPIRQCRGYNSNVNKNAVEAVQYGVEGSTAFLECQPRSPQASVKWLLQKDNSDRRKELRVEGRVLRTEQGLLLRALQLTDSGLYSCTATENNFKHTVTKVQLRVLSSRAVHAVLVQAETPPGLPGAPTPRYQDLLQLLTQPEMGLLDQYCQGYWRHTAASPPQPLASLKAKEQQDQKKPRNRRNHQPETYGHT, via the exons GGCTGAAGGCGACAGGCACGGCGCACTTCTTCAACTTCCTCCTCAACTCCAGTGACTACCGCATCCTGCTGAAGGACGAGGACCATGACCGCATGTACGTGGGCAGCAAGGACTACGTTCTCTCCTTGGACCTGCACGACATCAACCGCGAGCCCCTCATC ATCCACTGGCCCGCATCCCAGCAGAGGATCGAGGAATGCATCCTGTCGGGCAAGAACAGCAAT GGGGAGTGTGGCAACTTCATCCGCCTGATCCAGCCCTGGAACCGGACCCACCTCTACGTGTGTGGCACCGGCGCTTACAACCCCATCTGCGCCTTTGTCAACCGTGGGCGCAAAGCTCAG GATTATATCTTCTACCTGGAGCCAGACAAGCTGGAGTCGGGCAAGGGGAAGTGTTCTTACGACCCCAAAGTTGACACCGTCTCTGCGTTAATAA ATGAAGAGCTCTATGCTGGCGTCTACATTGACTTCATGGGCACGGACGCAGCCATCTTCCGCACCATGGGCAAGCAGACAGCCATGAGGACAGACCAGTACAATTCACGCTGGCTCAACG ACCCAGCCTTTGTCCGAGCTCAGCTCATTCCTGACAGCAGCGAGAGGAACGACGACAAGCTCTACTTCTTCTTCCGAGAGAAGTCGGCTGATGCCCCACTGAGCCCTGGGGTCTATTCCCGCATTGGACGCATCTGCCTG AATGACGACGGGGGCCACTGCTGCCTCGTGAATAAGTGGAGTACCTTCCTGAAGGCCCGGCTCGTCTGCTCCGTGCCGGGACCCGATGGGATTGAAACGCACTTCGATGAGCTCC AGGACGTCTTCATCCAGCAGACTCAGGACACCAAGAACCCTGTTATCTATGCCGTGTTTTCTGCTTCGGG GTCAGTCTTCAAGGGCTCTGCCGTCTGTGTCTACTCCATGGCCGACATCCGCATGGTCTTCAACGGGCCCTTCGCACACAAGGAGGGACCCAACTACCAGTGGATGCCCTACACAGGCAAAATGCCCTACCCCCGGCCAGGCACC TGCCCTGGGGGGACCTTCACCCCATCCATGAAGTCGACCAAGGACTACCCTGACGAAGTGATCAACTTCATGCGCGCTCACCCGCTGATGTACCATGCCATCTACCCCACGCACCGGCAGCCACTGGTGGTGCGCACCAATGTCAACTACCGCTTCACCACCGTGGCCGTCGATCAGGTGGACGCGGCAGACGGGCGCTATGAGGTGCTTTTCCTGGGCACAG ATAGGGGCACTGTGCAGAAGGTCATCGTGCTCCCTCGGGATGACATGGAGACAGAGGAGCTCATGCTGGAGGAAATCGAGGTGTTCAAG GTGCCAGCACCCATCAAGACGATGACCATCTCCTCCAAGAGG CAACAACTGTATGTGTCCTCGGCCGTAGGTGTGACCCACCTGGCCCTGCACCGCTGCGACGTGTATGGGGAAGCCTGTGCGGACTGCTGCCTGGCCCGGGACCCCTACTGCGCCTGGGACGGCAGCGCCTGCACCCGGTACTCCGCCTCCTCCAAGAG GCGCAGCCGGAGACAGGATGTGCGGCACGGCAACCCCATCCGCCAGTGCCGAGGCTACAACTCCAATG TTAACAAGAACGCAGTGGAGGCTGTGCAGTACGGGGTGGAGGGCAGCACCGCCTTCCTGGAGTGCCAGCCCCGCTCGCCACAGGCCAGTGTCAagtggctgctgcagaaggacaACAGCGACCGGCGGAAAGAG ctgcGGGTGGAGGGCCGGGTGCTGCGGACAGAGCAGGGCTTGCTGCTGCGCGCCCTCCAGCTCACCGACAGCGGCCTCTACTCCTGCACTGCCACTGAGAACAACTTCAAGCACACGGTGACCAAGGTGCAGCTCCGTGTGCTCAGCAGCCGTGCTGTCCACGCCgtgctggtgcaggcagagaCCCCCCCCGGCCTGCCAGGGGCCCCCACTCCCCGCTACCAggacctgctgcagctcctcacccaGCCTGAAATGGGACTCCTGGACCAGTACTGCCAGGGCTACTGGCGGCACACAGCCGCCAGCCCACCACAGCCACTGGCTAGCCTCAAAgccaaggagcagcaggaccagAAGAAGCCTCGAAACCGCCGGAATCACCAGCCAGAGACCTACGGGCATACATGA
- the LOC115614139 gene encoding semaphorin-3F-like isoform X3: protein MYVGSKDYVLSLDLHDINREPLIIHWPASQQRIEECILSGKNSNGECGNFIRLIQPWNRTHLYVCGTGAYNPICAFVNRGRKAQGFPPNQPGGRESRSTASPLSPRPAQSKDYIFYLEPDKLESGKGKCSYDPKVDTVSALINEELYAGVYIDFMGTDAAIFRTMGKQTAMRTDQYNSRWLNDPAFVRAQLIPDSSERNDDKLYFFFREKSADAPLSPGVYSRIGRICLNDDGGHCCLVNKWSTFLKARLVCSVPGPDGIETHFDELQDVFIQQTQDTKNPVIYAVFSASGSVFKGSAVCVYSMADIRMVFNGPFAHKEGPNYQWMPYTGKMPYPRPGTCPGGTFTPSMKSTKDYPDEVINFMRAHPLMYHAIYPTHRQPLVVRTNVNYRFTTVAVDQVDAADGRYEVLFLGTDRGTVQKVIVLPRDDMETEELMLEEIEVFKVPAPIKTMTISSKRQQLYVSSAVGVTHLALHRCDVYGEACADCCLARDPYCAWDGSACTRYSASSKRRSRRQDVRHGNPIRQCRGYNSNVNKNAVEAVQYGVEGSTAFLECQPRSPQASVKWLLQKDNSDRRKELRVEGRVLRTEQGLLLRALQLTDSGLYSCTATENNFKHTVTKVQLRVLSSRAVHAVLVQAETPPGLPGAPTPRYQDLLQLLTQPEMGLLDQYCQGYWRHTAASPPQPLASLKAKEQQDQKKPRNRRNHQPETYGHT, encoded by the exons ATGTACGTGGGCAGCAAGGACTACGTTCTCTCCTTGGACCTGCACGACATCAACCGCGAGCCCCTCATC ATCCACTGGCCCGCATCCCAGCAGAGGATCGAGGAATGCATCCTGTCGGGCAAGAACAGCAAT GGGGAGTGTGGCAACTTCATCCGCCTGATCCAGCCCTGGAACCGGACCCACCTCTACGTGTGTGGCACCGGCGCTTACAACCCCATCTGCGCCTTTGTCAACCGTGGGCGCAAAGCTCAG GGATTCCCGCCGAACCAGCCGGGAGGCCGGGAAAGCAGATCCACCGCCAGCCCCCTCAGCCCGAGACCAGCGCAGAGCAAG GATTATATCTTCTACCTGGAGCCAGACAAGCTGGAGTCGGGCAAGGGGAAGTGTTCTTACGACCCCAAAGTTGACACCGTCTCTGCGTTAATAA ATGAAGAGCTCTATGCTGGCGTCTACATTGACTTCATGGGCACGGACGCAGCCATCTTCCGCACCATGGGCAAGCAGACAGCCATGAGGACAGACCAGTACAATTCACGCTGGCTCAACG ACCCAGCCTTTGTCCGAGCTCAGCTCATTCCTGACAGCAGCGAGAGGAACGACGACAAGCTCTACTTCTTCTTCCGAGAGAAGTCGGCTGATGCCCCACTGAGCCCTGGGGTCTATTCCCGCATTGGACGCATCTGCCTG AATGACGACGGGGGCCACTGCTGCCTCGTGAATAAGTGGAGTACCTTCCTGAAGGCCCGGCTCGTCTGCTCCGTGCCGGGACCCGATGGGATTGAAACGCACTTCGATGAGCTCC AGGACGTCTTCATCCAGCAGACTCAGGACACCAAGAACCCTGTTATCTATGCCGTGTTTTCTGCTTCGGG GTCAGTCTTCAAGGGCTCTGCCGTCTGTGTCTACTCCATGGCCGACATCCGCATGGTCTTCAACGGGCCCTTCGCACACAAGGAGGGACCCAACTACCAGTGGATGCCCTACACAGGCAAAATGCCCTACCCCCGGCCAGGCACC TGCCCTGGGGGGACCTTCACCCCATCCATGAAGTCGACCAAGGACTACCCTGACGAAGTGATCAACTTCATGCGCGCTCACCCGCTGATGTACCATGCCATCTACCCCACGCACCGGCAGCCACTGGTGGTGCGCACCAATGTCAACTACCGCTTCACCACCGTGGCCGTCGATCAGGTGGACGCGGCAGACGGGCGCTATGAGGTGCTTTTCCTGGGCACAG ATAGGGGCACTGTGCAGAAGGTCATCGTGCTCCCTCGGGATGACATGGAGACAGAGGAGCTCATGCTGGAGGAAATCGAGGTGTTCAAG GTGCCAGCACCCATCAAGACGATGACCATCTCCTCCAAGAGG CAACAACTGTATGTGTCCTCGGCCGTAGGTGTGACCCACCTGGCCCTGCACCGCTGCGACGTGTATGGGGAAGCCTGTGCGGACTGCTGCCTGGCCCGGGACCCCTACTGCGCCTGGGACGGCAGCGCCTGCACCCGGTACTCCGCCTCCTCCAAGAG GCGCAGCCGGAGACAGGATGTGCGGCACGGCAACCCCATCCGCCAGTGCCGAGGCTACAACTCCAATG TTAACAAGAACGCAGTGGAGGCTGTGCAGTACGGGGTGGAGGGCAGCACCGCCTTCCTGGAGTGCCAGCCCCGCTCGCCACAGGCCAGTGTCAagtggctgctgcagaaggacaACAGCGACCGGCGGAAAGAG ctgcGGGTGGAGGGCCGGGTGCTGCGGACAGAGCAGGGCTTGCTGCTGCGCGCCCTCCAGCTCACCGACAGCGGCCTCTACTCCTGCACTGCCACTGAGAACAACTTCAAGCACACGGTGACCAAGGTGCAGCTCCGTGTGCTCAGCAGCCGTGCTGTCCACGCCgtgctggtgcaggcagagaCCCCCCCCGGCCTGCCAGGGGCCCCCACTCCCCGCTACCAggacctgctgcagctcctcacccaGCCTGAAATGGGACTCCTGGACCAGTACTGCCAGGGCTACTGGCGGCACACAGCCGCCAGCCCACCACAGCCACTGGCTAGCCTCAAAgccaaggagcagcaggaccagAAGAAGCCTCGAAACCGCCGGAATCACCAGCCAGAGACCTACGGGCATACATGA